The Candidatus Poribacteria bacterium genome includes a region encoding these proteins:
- a CDS encoding type II toxin-antitoxin system HicB family antitoxin, whose protein sequence is MKLKIVIHNAEEGGYWAEVPSIAGCATQGDTFEELLENIYEAIEGCLSVDV, encoded by the coding sequence ATGAAACTAAAAATCGTCATTCACAACGCTGAAGAAGGTGGGTATTGGGCAGAAGTACCATCAATTGCCGGTTGTGCCACGCAAGGCGATACCTTTGAAGAATTGCTCGAAAACATCTACGAAGCAATTGAGGGGTGTCTGTCCGTAGACGTTTAA
- a CDS encoding LamG domain-containing protein — MRRNLFLLGLTAICVFAVSLSHAFEEEDILVYYSFDKLSGTKVSDDSGNGNDAELVGKGSLVDGAFNKAIQLNGGVVVMEQNDFIVPIGEKTEITMEAWFYLNQHASYDGIISIEAAAGGCCEFRTMVDPSFNPFWDAGHHADKKLANFKFELKEWYHYVLVADGKDGKIYVNGKFIGEVPENFKWPKFKEAAIYIGAGENPNLHKVEDAIIDEVVIYAAALTEEEVKTSMELSVPGVLAVEARDKLAVTWGELKTDF; from the coding sequence ATGCGTAGAAATCTATTCCTGTTAGGGCTTACGGCGATCTGTGTATTCGCGGTGAGTCTCTCTCACGCTTTCGAGGAAGAGGACATCCTCGTCTATTACTCTTTTGATAAACTCAGTGGTACTAAAGTCAGCGATGATTCTGGTAACGGAAACGACGCAGAATTGGTTGGAAAGGGTTCGCTTGTTGATGGAGCATTCAATAAGGCGATCCAGCTGAACGGTGGCGTCGTTGTAATGGAACAGAATGACTTTATCGTTCCTATCGGGGAGAAGACAGAGATCACGATGGAAGCGTGGTTTTACCTGAATCAACACGCTTCATACGACGGGATTATCTCCATTGAAGCCGCGGCGGGTGGGTGTTGTGAGTTCCGCACCATGGTGGATCCGAGTTTCAATCCATTTTGGGATGCAGGACACCACGCCGACAAGAAGCTCGCAAACTTCAAATTTGAATTGAAAGAGTGGTACCACTATGTTTTGGTTGCCGATGGCAAAGATGGCAAGATCTATGTCAACGGCAAATTTATTGGTGAGGTGCCAGAGAATTTCAAGTGGCCCAAGTTCAAAGAGGCGGCAATCTACATCGGGGCAGGCGAAAATCCGAACCTCCATAAAGTCGAAGATGCAATCATCGATGAGGTCGTCATATACGCCGCGGCGTTGACGGAAGAAGAGGTCAAAACATCGATGGAGCTGAGTGTGCCGGGGGTGCTTGCCGTTGAAGCGCGCGACAAGTTGGCGGTAACCTGGGGAGAATTAAAAACCGATTTCTAA
- a CDS encoding MtaA/CmuA family methyltransferase → MHNQTVKPMTGRERVLAALRNEPTDRTPICNPTSVATVELMDLVDAPFPQANREPELMARLAATGYTELGFDTIMPVFTIIQESSALGCKIQWEQKDNWPTVRMREPIWEDVDDIVVPDDYLTHPDIQCVLEAIKILKKEYGDDVAIIGKTMGPWSLGYHCFGVEPFLLLSLDDPGKTKLALDRMKEATVQFGVAQIEAGADALTLPDHATGDLVSGEYYERYLRDLHIEFVDRIPIPLILHICGRTVDRMEYIAQTGMSAFHYDSKNEPQESMDIVKERIALVGNINNPETLFSKEPEDVKAEVVKNLDAGVPLIGPECAIPLQTTIENLQAIPEAVQEWHKAHA, encoded by the coding sequence ATGCACAACCAAACTGTTAAACCGATGACGGGCCGTGAACGGGTGCTCGCCGCGCTCCGCAACGAACCCACCGATCGAACGCCTATCTGTAATCCGACTTCTGTCGCGACGGTCGAACTGATGGATCTCGTTGACGCACCCTTCCCACAGGCAAATCGAGAACCGGAACTCATGGCACGCCTCGCGGCGACAGGATACACCGAACTCGGGTTCGATACCATCATGCCCGTTTTCACGATTATCCAAGAATCCAGCGCACTCGGTTGCAAAATTCAGTGGGAACAGAAGGACAACTGGCCCACCGTCAGAATGCGCGAACCGATCTGGGAAGACGTTGACGATATCGTTGTCCCGGACGATTACCTGACACACCCAGATATCCAGTGCGTCCTCGAAGCGATTAAAATCCTGAAAAAAGAATACGGCGATGACGTCGCTATCATTGGAAAAACGATGGGACCCTGGTCGCTCGGCTACCACTGTTTTGGGGTCGAACCCTTCCTGTTGCTCTCACTTGACGATCCCGGGAAAACGAAACTCGCCCTCGATCGGATGAAGGAAGCCACTGTGCAATTCGGGGTCGCACAAATCGAGGCAGGTGCCGACGCTCTCACACTCCCCGACCACGCCACAGGCGATCTGGTCAGCGGCGAATACTACGAACGCTATCTTCGGGACCTCCACATCGAATTCGTCGACCGGATCCCTATCCCTTTAATCCTGCATATCTGCGGTCGCACCGTTGACAGGATGGAATACATCGCGCAAACCGGCATGTCCGCCTTCCATTATGACTCCAAAAACGAACCGCAGGAATCGATGGACATCGTGAAGGAACGCATTGCCCTCGTCGGGAACATTAACAACCCCGAGACACTGTTTTCTAAAGAACCGGAAGATGTGAAAGCAGAGGTCGTAAAAAACCTTGACGCCGGCGTGCCGCTCATCGGACCCGAGTGCGCCATCCCACTTCAAACGACAATCGAAAATTTGCAAGCGATTCCCGAAGCCGTTCAAGAATGGCACAAGGCACACGCATAA
- the hisD gene encoding histidinol dehydrogenase, whose translation MLQIVKTGTQEAEDFLSKLKERGKLTDESILKTVRRTLSDVQAEGDKAVVRYTRKLDAPRISAKELKVSRAEFGEAYLEVPSDFIDAITHARTNIEKFHEKQLQTSWMSAEPNGVLLGHLIRPLRRVGVHVPAISQLLVSSLLMSVIPATVAGVEEIAVCIPPMRNREINPYMLVAAAECGIQEVYKCGGAQAVAAMAYGTKTIPPVDKIVGPGNLYVQFAKKEVYGHVDIDKLAGPSEILVIADSTADPDYVAADLISQAEHNIDSAAILITPSLGFAEQVKSAIEVQGESLPRRDVLTEAFANFGAALITANLSEAFALANEIAPEHLELHIENPFEGLGDVHNAGAIFIGPYSPEAVGDYIAGTNAVLPTGTAARYASPLSVDDFLKKSSLISYTKTALAEVTPAVVKLAEVEGLEGHAAAMKIRFEED comes from the coding sequence ATGTTACAAATTGTCAAGACAGGCACCCAAGAAGCCGAGGATTTTCTCTCAAAATTAAAGGAGCGCGGTAAACTCACAGATGAAAGTATTTTAAAGACAGTCCGGCGTACTTTGAGTGATGTGCAAGCGGAAGGGGATAAGGCAGTTGTCCGATATACACGTAAACTCGACGCACCCCGTATCTCCGCAAAAGAACTCAAGGTATCACGAGCAGAATTTGGGGAGGCGTATTTAGAAGTCCCCTCTGATTTTATAGACGCAATCACGCACGCCAGAACAAACATCGAAAAATTCCATGAGAAACAGCTACAAACCTCATGGATGTCCGCAGAGCCCAACGGTGTACTACTCGGACATCTGATTCGCCCGCTCAGGCGTGTCGGTGTTCACGTTCCAGCCATCAGCCAACTCCTCGTCTCTTCATTGCTAATGAGCGTCATTCCCGCTACCGTTGCGGGTGTTGAAGAAATCGCCGTCTGTATCCCTCCGATGCGAAATCGGGAGATTAACCCGTATATGTTGGTTGCCGCCGCAGAATGCGGTATCCAAGAAGTCTACAAATGCGGCGGCGCACAAGCCGTCGCCGCGATGGCATACGGCACCAAGACCATCCCACCCGTCGATAAAATTGTCGGACCGGGAAACCTCTATGTCCAATTCGCCAAGAAAGAGGTTTACGGACACGTTGATATAGACAAATTAGCGGGTCCCAGCGAAATCCTTGTTATCGCCGACAGCACAGCCGACCCAGATTACGTCGCCGCAGACCTTATCTCACAAGCAGAACACAACATTGACTCCGCCGCAATCCTTATCACCCCTTCACTCGGATTCGCCGAACAGGTCAAATCTGCGATTGAGGTTCAGGGTGAATCCTTACCCCGCCGCGACGTACTGACAGAAGCGTTTGCGAACTTCGGTGCCGCCCTTATCACCGCAAATCTATCCGAGGCGTTCGCTCTTGCCAACGAAATCGCACCTGAACACCTCGAACTTCACATTGAAAACCCATTTGAGGGGCTCGGAGACGTGCATAATGCTGGGGCTATCTTCATAGGTCCCTATTCACCAGAAGCCGTTGGGGATTACATTGCAGGAACAAACGCAGTCTTACCCACAGGGACAGCCGCACGTTACGCCTCCCCACTCAGTGTTGACGATTTCCTAAAGAAGTCAAGTCTCATCTCATACACCAAGACGGCTTTAGCGGAAGTCACACCAGCGGTTGTTAAACTCGCCGAGGTTGAAGGACTCGAAGGGCATGCCGCCGCGATGAAGATCCGATTTGAAGAAGACTAA
- a CDS encoding SDR family oxidoreductase produces MRFENRVAFVTGGGGPLGIGRAACLAFAREGAAVVVAGGRSADAVAAEVRAEGGEAIAVPLDVTVPEDVQEAVAIAVKTFKRIDILFNNAGILGRQPLFEVTPEQFDRVMAVNVKGCLLCAQAVVQVMIDQGIRGRIINNSSIFAEESHVGVLSYCVSKAALNRLTRSLALELRPHGITVNAVAPGGGAPTGMNAAQNLPEGDTLPDLPPVSPDAPPLERGASVWDYIGAVLFLASDEAAYISGDIMTVDGGAVSRR; encoded by the coding sequence ATGCGTTTTGAGAATAGGGTTGCATTTGTAACAGGTGGCGGTGGACCGTTAGGTATCGGGAGGGCGGCGTGTTTGGCGTTCGCGCGTGAAGGTGCAGCTGTCGTTGTTGCGGGGGGTAGGAGTGCCGATGCCGTCGCGGCGGAAGTCCGTGCCGAGGGTGGCGAAGCGATCGCTGTCCCCTTAGATGTCACCGTGCCTGAGGACGTTCAGGAAGCCGTAGCAATTGCAGTGAAGACATTTAAACGGATTGATATTCTCTTTAATAATGCCGGAATTCTCGGTAGGCAACCGTTGTTTGAAGTGACACCCGAACAGTTTGACAGGGTAATGGCGGTGAATGTGAAGGGATGCCTTCTTTGTGCGCAGGCGGTTGTTCAAGTGATGATAGATCAGGGGATACGCGGACGCATCATTAACAACTCCTCTATTTTTGCCGAGGAATCTCACGTCGGTGTTTTGAGTTATTGTGTGAGTAAAGCGGCACTGAATCGGCTCACGCGGAGTCTCGCACTGGAGCTGCGTCCACACGGTATCACTGTGAATGCTGTCGCACCGGGAGGCGGCGCGCCGACCGGTATGAATGCTGCACAGAATCTCCCTGAGGGTGACACCCTCCCCGATTTACCGCCTGTTTCGCCGGACGCGCCGCCGCTTGAACGCGGGGCATCGGTGTGGGATTATATTGGGGCGGTGTTGTTTCTTGCCTCTGATGAAGCCGCCTATATTAGTGGTGATATTATGACTGTTGACGGGGGTGCCGTTTCGCGTCGATGA
- a CDS encoding PQQ-binding-like beta-propeller repeat protein, with amino-acid sequence MEQTPKSIRWWPLYVVIILAIVGVLVTWITDAGHRQDKILLTTLIVIVTIILGILWLLFLSEMRGRVKYLALAVIAVGVLIGANLFQFKGFSGDLVPIFEWRWQERQTTFLSRSENAPDPPVSTTDYPQFLGQHRNGVISTTRLNLDWEASPPKLVWRRPVGAGWSGFAIAGNSAITQEQEDNREKVVCYALHTGDVKWTHQDYAKYNTPPAGLGPRATPTISGNRVYTVGSTGILNCLDFETGEQLWTTNIFEEHEATAPPWGVSISPLVFGEFVVVSAGGAVAYNRETGEVAWIGYRTQSGYSSPFLTTFAGVEQIVIFNQGLVTAHEPLSGKLLWKQPWPMPVECVSQPVPLPDDQLLVSSGYGIGAKLFQISRNPTDEFNVSTIWETIYLKAKFTNIIYYEGYLYGLDDGIFACINPTDGTRQWKRGRYGHGQTLLISDVLLVLTESGEVVLVDPNPNNHIEYARFAPLKGRTWNTPALVGDYLLVRNDREAACYQLPTLNTDINSSGD; translated from the coding sequence GTGGAACAGACCCCAAAATCGATCCGCTGGTGGCCCCTTTATGTTGTCATCATCTTAGCCATTGTAGGTGTGCTGGTGACATGGATTACGGACGCGGGCCATCGCCAGGATAAGATTCTCTTAACCACCCTAATTGTCATCGTCACGATCATCTTGGGGATCCTATGGTTATTATTCCTTTCTGAGATGAGAGGGCGGGTTAAATATCTTGCCCTTGCGGTGATCGCCGTGGGTGTTCTGATCGGCGCCAACCTATTCCAATTCAAAGGATTCAGCGGTGATCTCGTGCCGATATTTGAATGGCGTTGGCAAGAGAGACAAACGACTTTTCTATCGCGTTCTGAAAACGCGCCGGATCCGCCAGTATCCACAACCGACTATCCACAGTTTCTCGGACAGCACCGAAACGGCGTCATATCCACGACAAGGCTGAACCTTGATTGGGAAGCCTCTCCCCCGAAGTTAGTGTGGCGGCGACCTGTCGGCGCAGGTTGGTCAGGATTCGCAATTGCCGGTAATTCCGCAATCACACAAGAACAGGAAGACAACCGGGAAAAAGTGGTCTGCTACGCACTCCACACAGGTGATGTGAAGTGGACCCACCAAGACTACGCCAAATACAACACACCTCCGGCTGGACTCGGACCGCGAGCCACCCCGACGATCTCAGGAAATAGGGTCTATACCGTCGGTTCAACCGGGATTCTCAACTGCCTCGACTTTGAGACTGGGGAACAACTCTGGACGACTAACATCTTTGAAGAACACGAGGCAACAGCACCCCCTTGGGGCGTAAGCATTTCGCCACTCGTTTTTGGTGAATTCGTTGTCGTCAGTGCGGGCGGTGCGGTTGCATACAACAGAGAGACCGGCGAGGTCGCTTGGATAGGATACAGGACCCAGAGCGGTTACAGTTCACCCTTCCTCACGACGTTCGCGGGTGTCGAGCAGATCGTGATTTTTAATCAAGGACTCGTCACGGCGCATGAACCCTTGAGCGGTAAACTCTTATGGAAGCAACCCTGGCCCATGCCGGTGGAATGTGTATCACAACCCGTACCGCTCCCTGACGACCAACTTCTCGTCTCAAGCGGTTACGGTATCGGGGCGAAACTCTTCCAAATTTCTCGTAACCCAACAGATGAATTCAACGTTTCTACTATATGGGAAACCATATATCTAAAAGCCAAATTCACCAACATCATCTATTATGAAGGCTATCTGTACGGGTTAGACGACGGGATCTTTGCCTGTATAAACCCAACCGACGGCACACGTCAATGGAAACGCGGGAGATATGGACACGGACAGACGCTCCTGATTTCCGATGTGCTCCTTGTCTTGACCGAATCCGGCGAAGTTGTACTCGTAGATCCAAACCCGAACAACCACATAGAATACGCACGGTTCGCGCCACTCAAGGGTAGAACTTGGAATACTCCCGCCCTTGTGGGAGATTACCTCCTCGTCCGAAACGATCGTGAAGCGGCGTGCTATCAGTTACCGACTCTGAATACGGACATTAATTCCAGCGGCGATTGA
- a CDS encoding thioredoxin fold domain-containing protein produces the protein MRPVVAEVAVEYRETFSFVKLDVNTQREKTAEYHIRGTPTYIVFKDGEIVTGFAGAMPKAELVQRILGNLEIDETE, from the coding sequence ATGCGACCGGTGGTCGCAGAAGTCGCAGTGGAATATCGCGAGACATTCAGTTTCGTCAAGTTGGATGTAAATACCCAACGGGAAAAAACCGCTGAATATCACATCCGTGGAACGCCTACCTATATCGTATTCAAGGATGGAGAAATTGTAACAGGGTTTGCAGGAGCCATGCCGAAGGCTGAATTGGTGCAACGCATCCTTGGAAACTTAGAGATTGACGAAACTGAATAA
- a CDS encoding DUF1028 domain-containing protein has translation MLLIPLSLLFHLSDPNISDEKPVPPPIATFSIVGYDPGTGALGIAVQSKFFAVGAVVPWAEAGVGAIATQSWANTTFGPNGLKLLKSGLSAEQTLERLIADDSGRATRQVGIVDAKGNVANYTGDECNAWAGAVSGKYYTAQGNILAGEDVVKSMGKAFEETEGELADKLMAALFAGQEAGGDTRGQQSAALLVVKENSGYGGFNDRYIDLRVDDAEKPIEELQQLLEIHKQLLPR, from the coding sequence ATGCTTCTCATCCCCCTGAGTCTACTGTTCCACCTTTCCGATCCGAACATATCCGATGAAAAACCTGTTCCACCTCCCATCGCGACGTTTTCAATTGTCGGATATGACCCAGGAACCGGTGCGCTGGGGATCGCCGTGCAATCCAAATTTTTCGCCGTTGGCGCGGTTGTCCCGTGGGCAGAGGCAGGTGTTGGCGCGATTGCAACCCAATCTTGGGCAAATACGACCTTCGGTCCCAACGGTTTAAAACTGCTGAAAAGTGGACTCTCCGCCGAACAGACTTTGGAACGTCTCATTGCCGATGATTCGGGACGTGCAACCCGGCAGGTAGGGATCGTGGATGCGAAAGGCAACGTCGCTAACTATACAGGTGATGAATGCAACGCGTGGGCAGGAGCAGTCTCCGGTAAATATTACACGGCGCAAGGCAATATCCTCGCCGGTGAAGACGTCGTCAAGTCAATGGGAAAAGCATTCGAGGAAACAGAGGGTGAGCTGGCAGATAAATTGATGGCGGCACTCTTCGCAGGGCAAGAAGCAGGTGGAGATACACGCGGACAACAGTCAGCCGCCCTGCTCGTTGTCAAAGAGAACAGTGGTTACGGTGGTTTTAATGACCGGTACATCGACCTACGGGTGGACGATGCCGAGAAGCCGATCGAAGAACTCCAACAGTTATTGGAGATTCATAAGCAATTACTTCCGCGTTAA
- a CDS encoding VWA domain-containing protein produces the protein MQFLNPAAFYLLGVIPIVVALHFLKLRRHPRLVPSIMFWRSTAEDRRANVPFQRLRNLLLPLLQVLFLLLLIFSVARPTLRRPGFMPGKAILIVDNSASMSSKEMGQTRLALAKQEARQYVEAVSSSGGMMLMVTNSADTHIQRAFTTDTSKLHQAIESIAQTQAPRNLRPVFDAATRYADSPQDKIVFISGTFEDLPDISLPVQEIGVGGSAENVGIVRFSVEMFADRYEVLIGIHNFTDTLRELDVQLSVETVPLDDRVVSVPPGETKSVLFSGNPSGLAGKVLSGHLDVADDFPLDDRAWALLSAVPSLRILLVSDNRKSLLPDLLKSYGDHVKLSVVDPADYHGTGDADVAIFDGGTPTGRAGIGDFSEIASGTAVVFIAPGDNLPFVREDTPSVEAERTPVRVIKVDGNHPLMESVSLQGLQVSESMHRALPLWGHSLVETEKGALIWLGSRADARILVFEFDAFNPEISTFALTVPDGPQFIYQCLAWFEAGTAPLQPLASQGSGTRHAFRTGDQVRVALAREGRTLHVQKPDGTTVGLERPIFTGTDQIGVYTLFADDIQLERFTVNLLNPTESALSHSPTTAIADASMDVAGGLQPMAQEVWRWFAFAALLLLLLEWWFYHRNGL, from the coding sequence ATGCAATTTCTGAACCCTGCCGCGTTTTATCTACTCGGTGTCATTCCGATCGTGGTGGCACTTCACTTTCTGAAATTGCGCCGCCACCCCCGCCTCGTCCCCAGCATTATGTTTTGGCGCTCCACTGCTGAAGACCGGAGAGCAAATGTCCCGTTCCAACGTCTCCGTAACCTACTCCTCCCACTGCTACAGGTGCTGTTTCTGTTGCTGCTGATATTCAGCGTCGCGCGTCCCACACTGCGTAGACCCGGATTCATGCCCGGTAAAGCGATTCTTATCGTTGATAATTCCGCGAGTATGTCCTCAAAAGAGATGGGACAAACCCGCCTCGCACTCGCGAAACAGGAAGCCCGGCAATACGTTGAAGCGGTTTCGTCAAGCGGTGGGATGATGCTCATGGTGACGAATTCCGCTGATACCCATATCCAACGAGCTTTTACAACGGATACCTCGAAACTCCACCAAGCGATAGAGAGTATCGCTCAGACGCAGGCCCCGCGTAATCTCCGCCCTGTGTTTGATGCGGCAACACGCTATGCGGATTCACCGCAAGATAAGATTGTCTTTATCAGTGGAACGTTTGAAGACCTGCCGGATATATCGCTGCCGGTGCAGGAAATCGGCGTCGGTGGGAGTGCGGAGAATGTCGGTATCGTCCGGTTCAGCGTTGAGATGTTCGCGGATCGTTATGAGGTCCTCATCGGCATTCACAATTTTACGGATACACTGCGGGAATTAGACGTTCAATTGTCGGTGGAGACTGTTCCGCTTGATGATAGAGTGGTGTCTGTTCCGCCGGGTGAGACCAAGTCAGTCCTGTTTTCGGGGAATCCGAGCGGTTTAGCGGGAAAGGTTCTTAGTGGACACCTTGATGTGGCTGACGACTTTCCGCTGGATGACAGGGCTTGGGCGCTTCTATCTGCTGTCCCCTCGCTGCGGATTTTGCTTGTGAGTGACAATCGAAAATCGTTGCTACCCGATCTTTTGAAATCTTATGGCGATCACGTGAAACTGAGTGTAGTGGATCCGGCGGATTATCACGGCACCGGCGATGCGGATGTCGCAATTTTCGATGGTGGCACACCCACTGGACGCGCCGGTATCGGAGACTTCTCTGAAATCGCTTCTGGGACGGCTGTGGTCTTTATCGCGCCGGGGGACAATCTGCCCTTCGTTCGAGAGGATACTCCGAGTGTCGAAGCGGAGAGGACACCTGTGCGTGTTATCAAAGTAGATGGGAATCACCCGCTCATGGAGAGTGTATCGCTGCAGGGGTTACAGGTGAGCGAGTCTATGCACCGAGCGTTACCACTTTGGGGACATTCGCTTGTTGAAACGGAGAAAGGGGCATTGATATGGCTCGGTAGCAGGGCGGACGCTCGGATCCTTGTTTTCGAGTTCGATGCGTTTAACCCCGAAATTTCTACCTTCGCGTTGACTGTCCCCGATGGACCGCAATTCATCTATCAGTGTTTGGCGTGGTTTGAGGCGGGAACTGCCCCACTGCAGCCGCTTGCGTCTCAAGGAAGTGGAACCCGGCACGCCTTCCGAACCGGAGATCAGGTGCGCGTCGCATTGGCACGTGAGGGACGCACACTTCACGTGCAGAAACCTGATGGGACGACGGTTGGATTGGAGCGTCCGATATTCACCGGGACGGATCAGATTGGCGTCTACACCCTTTTTGCCGATGATATTCAGCTTGAGCGATTCACCGTCAATCTGCTGAACCCTACGGAATCGGCACTGTCGCATTCTCCAACAACAGCGATTGCAGACGCTTCAATGGATGTGGCGGGCGGATTGCAACCGATGGCGCAGGAGGTCTGGCGTTGGTTTGCGTTTGCGGCACTCCTGCTGCTTCTGTTGGAGTGGTGGTTTTATCATCGAAATGGTCTGTGA
- a CDS encoding serine hydrolase has protein sequence MKTKIGSRMLRYIRKLYPLVLCCGIALLFPIGSAPAREYPGVPSKLRRTIDSPLEATFELYVKNKRNRRALATTDRTSFVVYDISKNRKLVSINENRQMMAASLIKNFVMLAYFHEVKHGRQAHTALNRSHLTAMIQRSNNPSTNHFIRLLGGPARVNRILKTNYPYFKETRIVEYIPLSGRTYKNMTSARDLGTFFLRLWHDRLPHSEKMKWYFKLKNGDYIFKYTYLPSSVTVYNKTGTVYGLVGDGGILVFRDPQGKQRAYVFVGLMEDRTKTNRRNRWQSFAKWRNQRTYILRRLSERAYKYIYENHYGGRLARR, from the coding sequence ATGAAAACGAAAATCGGCAGCAGAATGTTGAGATATATACGAAAGTTATACCCGCTCGTGCTTTGTTGTGGTATCGCACTCTTATTTCCGATAGGCAGCGCGCCAGCCAGGGAATATCCGGGGGTCCCGAGCAAACTTCGAAGGACGATCGATTCGCCTTTGGAGGCAACCTTCGAGCTCTATGTTAAAAACAAACGGAATCGCCGTGCGCTCGCAACAACCGACCGTACGAGCTTCGTCGTCTACGATATCTCAAAAAATAGAAAACTCGTGTCCATCAACGAAAATCGGCAGATGATGGCAGCCTCGCTGATTAAGAACTTTGTTATGCTCGCCTATTTTCATGAAGTTAAACACGGACGGCAAGCACACACCGCTCTAAACCGGTCACACCTAACGGCTATGATCCAGCGGAGCAACAATCCATCTACCAACCATTTTATTCGGTTACTTGGCGGACCGGCACGCGTTAATCGGATACTGAAAACGAATTACCCCTATTTTAAGGAGACTCGGATCGTCGAATACATACCCCTGAGCGGGCGGACCTACAAGAATATGACATCCGCTCGTGATCTCGGCACCTTCTTTCTGCGATTGTGGCACGACAGGCTCCCGCATTCGGAAAAAATGAAGTGGTACTTTAAACTCAAAAATGGGGATTACATCTTTAAATATACCTACCTCCCTTCGTCAGTAACGGTTTACAACAAAACGGGTACCGTCTACGGATTGGTAGGGGATGGTGGCATATTAGTTTTCCGCGACCCACAAGGTAAACAAAGGGCTTATGTGTTTGTTGGGTTGATGGAAGACAGGACCAAGACCAACCGAAGAAATCGCTGGCAGTCTTTTGCGAAGTGGAGAAATCAACGCACCTATATCTTGCGGAGACTCTCAGAACGCGCCTACAAGTATATCTATGAAAACCACTACGGCGGTAGACTCGCCCGTCGCTAA